The following are from one region of the Actinoplanes sp. L3-i22 genome:
- a CDS encoding putative glycolipid-binding domain-containing protein encodes MTTTGARGSALAERPRADLPVVPLAWQRTDKVGTELVFPQGPRPSGSVIVAGATAYSLSWNAELTPASEVKSLHVTCQGDGWRRELRLERAESGWTCRAEHAGDAGDLPFAGTEQLDTFDPAATLRLADSPIFVSWAIRHLGLTVKGGPVTVPVVRVQVPSLAVVAGTVTYHLVSPQRLRITGDWPAATFELDDAGTVVYQAGRLRLAR; translated from the coding sequence ATGACCACGACCGGCGCACGGGGATCAGCCCTGGCGGAACGGCCTCGCGCCGATCTGCCCGTCGTTCCGCTCGCCTGGCAGCGGACCGACAAGGTCGGTACCGAGCTCGTGTTCCCGCAGGGCCCGCGGCCCAGCGGATCGGTGATCGTCGCCGGCGCGACGGCGTATTCGCTGAGCTGGAACGCCGAGCTGACGCCCGCCTCCGAGGTGAAGTCGCTGCACGTCACGTGCCAGGGCGACGGCTGGCGGCGGGAGCTGCGGCTGGAGCGCGCCGAGTCCGGCTGGACCTGCCGCGCGGAGCACGCCGGCGACGCGGGTGACCTGCCGTTCGCGGGCACCGAGCAGCTCGACACGTTCGACCCGGCAGCGACCCTGCGCCTGGCCGACTCCCCGATCTTCGTCTCCTGGGCGATCCGCCACCTCGGCCTGACCGTGAAGGGCGGCCCGGTCACCGTGCCGGTCGTCCGGGTGCAGGTGCCGTCCCTGGCGGTGGTCGCCGGGACCGTGACGTATCACCTGGTCAGCCCGCAGCGGCTGCGGATCACCGGCGACTGGCCGGCGGCCACGTTCGAACTGGACGACGCGGGCACGGTCGTCTACCAGGCCGGCCGCCTGCGCCTGGCGCGCTGA
- a CDS encoding cupin domain-containing protein → MSDRPPLAEQFDMQPHPEGGWFRETWRSPIAFKPEGYAGERATATAIYFLLHPGEESAWHVVRSDELWFWHSGGPLTLTLGGTGERPGAEQPLLLGPDLTAGQQPQLLVPAGCWQAAAPAGDQPVVVSCVVAPGFEYEDWRLL, encoded by the coding sequence ATGAGCGACCGACCGCCGCTGGCCGAGCAGTTCGACATGCAGCCACACCCGGAAGGCGGCTGGTTCCGGGAGACCTGGCGGTCTCCGATTGCTTTCAAACCTGAGGGGTACGCGGGTGAGCGCGCCACAGCCACAGCGATCTACTTCCTGCTCCACCCGGGCGAGGAATCGGCGTGGCACGTGGTGCGGTCGGACGAGCTGTGGTTCTGGCACTCCGGCGGCCCGTTGACGCTCACCCTCGGCGGCACCGGTGAGCGGCCGGGCGCCGAGCAGCCGCTGCTGCTCGGTCCCGATCTCACCGCCGGCCAGCAGCCGCAACTGCTGGTGCCGGCCGGCTGCTGGCAGGCCGCCGCCCCGGCCGGCGACCAGCCGGTCGTGGTCAGTTGCGTGGTCGCGCCGGGCTTCGAGTACGAGGACTGGCGCCTGCTCTGA
- a CDS encoding TetR/AcrR family transcriptional regulator, protein MPRVSEAHLAARRQQIVDAAVRCFVRNGFHQTSMQDVIKEADLSVGAFYRYFKSKNELIMAITNAKIGEVTGILDNLLALDPMPPLPVFLDEVIGQVETTLTAGQTVVIAVQVWGEATFDDEIAAVVRDVYSRIRERMVRAAERAKAAGQLPPEADAFGVGAAIFGLVQGYILQRILIGEIDRQTYVDGVHALISRP, encoded by the coding sequence GTGCCGCGCGTCTCGGAAGCCCACCTCGCCGCCCGCCGCCAGCAGATCGTCGACGCGGCGGTGCGCTGTTTCGTGCGCAACGGCTTCCACCAGACGTCGATGCAGGACGTGATCAAGGAGGCCGATCTCTCGGTCGGGGCGTTCTACCGCTACTTCAAGAGCAAGAACGAGCTGATCATGGCGATCACCAACGCCAAGATCGGCGAGGTCACCGGCATTCTCGACAATCTGCTCGCGCTCGACCCGATGCCGCCGCTCCCGGTGTTCCTCGACGAGGTGATCGGGCAGGTCGAGACGACGCTGACCGCGGGCCAGACGGTGGTGATCGCGGTCCAGGTCTGGGGTGAGGCCACCTTCGACGACGAGATCGCCGCGGTGGTGCGCGACGTCTACTCCCGGATCCGCGAGCGGATGGTCCGCGCCGCCGAGCGGGCCAAGGCCGCCGGCCAGCTCCCGCCCGAGGCGGATGCCTTCGGTGTGGGCGCGGCCATCTTCGGGCTGGTCCAGGGCTACATCCTGCAGCGGATCCTGATCGGCGAGATCGACCGTCAGACGTATGTCGACGGCGTCCACGCCCTGATCAGCCGGCCCTGA
- a CDS encoding TetR/AcrR family transcriptional regulator produces MEVIAENGVGRTTHRAVAARAGLPLGATTYYFPTLDDLIAAGLRHATDQLRTDLDEWAQRLAAAPDMPAELTDLTREYLADRQQVRIEYELCVTAARDAALRPIAETWMDGLPEILAPAVGSDAARDICALLDGIILRALVMESDLDAPGLTRAIRRLIPAEAP; encoded by the coding sequence ATGGAGGTCATCGCGGAGAACGGCGTCGGGCGGACCACCCACCGGGCGGTCGCGGCCCGCGCCGGGCTTCCGCTCGGCGCCACCACGTACTACTTCCCCACGCTCGACGACCTGATCGCGGCCGGCCTGCGCCACGCCACCGACCAGCTCCGCACCGACCTGGACGAGTGGGCGCAGCGGCTGGCCGCGGCCCCCGACATGCCGGCCGAGCTGACCGACCTGACCAGGGAGTACCTGGCCGACCGCCAGCAGGTGCGGATCGAGTACGAGCTGTGCGTCACCGCGGCCCGGGACGCCGCGCTACGCCCGATCGCGGAGACCTGGATGGACGGCCTGCCGGAGATCCTCGCCCCCGCGGTCGGCTCGGACGCGGCCCGGGACATCTGCGCCCTGCTCGACGGCATCATCCTGCGCGCCCTGGTGATGGAGTCCGACCTGGACGCCCCCGGCCTGACCCGCGCGATCCGCCGCCTGATCCCGGCCGAGGCTCCCTGA
- a CDS encoding multidrug efflux SMR transporter: protein MPYVLLALAIACELLATSLMKATDGFSRLWPTVAVLAGYVISFIALSQAIKGGIQVGIAYAIWSAVGTAAIIVIGALFLDEPVTLAKVGGIVLIIAGVVMLNLTGSEAH, encoded by the coding sequence GTGCCGTACGTCCTTCTCGCTCTCGCCATCGCGTGTGAGCTCCTCGCCACCAGCCTGATGAAAGCCACCGACGGCTTCAGCCGGCTCTGGCCCACCGTGGCTGTCCTCGCCGGTTACGTCATCTCGTTCATCGCCCTGTCCCAGGCCATCAAGGGCGGCATCCAGGTCGGCATCGCCTACGCGATCTGGTCCGCGGTCGGCACCGCGGCGATCATCGTGATCGGCGCGCTCTTCCTCGACGAGCCGGTGACCCTCGCTAAGGTGGGCGGAATCGTCCTCATCATTGCGGGAGTCGTGATGCTGAACCTGACCGGCTCGGAAGCACATTGA
- a CDS encoding low specificity L-threonine aldolase — protein sequence MADDWARRIAAMRGSDRVLSGVRPMSVREKLAEFGEAAAPELMPDFYGDGPIRDLEERVAGLLGADDAVFFPTGTMAQQVALRYGAEVTGRPVVALHPLGHQEVHERRAYADLTGLRSVHPTAAPRNPTATEIMALAEPVGTVVFELPMRDAGFVLPTWPELGDACLAAREIGARVHFDGARIWESTPYLNRGLPEISGLADTTYVSFYKTLGGLSGAALTGSTAFVAYARSWRHRYGGLLFQQWPAALAAISGLERELPRVPDYVRHARTVAGALAELPGALVFPQPPHTNQFRVWLPFPAARLNDAVLAMAAEEKVWFAGGWRDTEVPGRAMTEFSVLAPALEWTARDVIETGLRLLDRVQG from the coding sequence GTGGCTGACGATTGGGCGCGGCGGATCGCCGCGATGCGCGGAAGTGACCGGGTGCTCTCCGGGGTGCGGCCGATGTCCGTACGGGAAAAGCTGGCCGAGTTCGGCGAGGCCGCCGCCCCCGAGCTGATGCCGGACTTCTACGGCGACGGGCCGATCCGGGACCTCGAGGAGCGGGTGGCGGGCCTGCTCGGCGCCGACGACGCGGTGTTCTTCCCGACCGGGACGATGGCTCAGCAGGTCGCGCTCCGCTACGGCGCCGAGGTGACCGGGCGTCCCGTGGTGGCGCTGCACCCGCTCGGGCATCAGGAGGTGCACGAGCGCCGCGCCTACGCCGACCTGACCGGGCTGCGCTCGGTCCACCCGACCGCCGCGCCGCGGAACCCGACCGCGACCGAGATCATGGCACTGGCCGAGCCGGTCGGGACGGTGGTCTTCGAGCTGCCGATGCGCGACGCCGGATTCGTGCTGCCGACCTGGCCGGAGCTCGGGGACGCCTGCCTGGCGGCGCGCGAGATCGGGGCCCGGGTGCACTTCGACGGGGCGCGGATCTGGGAGTCGACGCCGTACCTCAACCGGGGTCTGCCGGAGATCAGCGGCCTGGCCGACACGACGTACGTCTCGTTCTACAAGACCCTGGGCGGCCTCAGCGGCGCGGCGCTGACCGGAAGCACCGCCTTCGTCGCGTATGCCCGGAGCTGGCGGCACCGCTACGGCGGCCTGCTGTTCCAGCAGTGGCCGGCGGCGCTGGCCGCGATCAGCGGCCTGGAGCGCGAGCTGCCGCGTGTCCCGGACTACGTGCGGCATGCCCGGACGGTGGCCGGCGCGCTCGCCGAACTGCCCGGCGCGCTGGTGTTTCCGCAGCCGCCGCACACCAACCAGTTCCGCGTCTGGCTGCCGTTCCCGGCCGCCCGGCTCAACGACGCCGTGCTCGCGATGGCCGCCGAGGAGAAGGTGTGGTTCGCCGGCGGCTGGCGGGACACCGAGGTCCCGGGGCGGGCGATGACCGAGTTCTCGGTGCTCGCGCCGGCGCTCGAATGGACCGCGCGAGATGTGATCGAAACCGGACTTAGGCTCCTGGACCGGGTTCAAGGTTGA
- a CDS encoding HPF/RaiA family ribosome-associated protein: MSAVANPATVDECLRVGAGFSQGDLNWIAEQFTPLDARLAAFDADSTALYISVKDRESPGQKVTMEATIGGREKLVVTSSEDDLHAAIMDVRDDLKRRLNDAKTKHEPRHNRHLRDVPHPLDEPLPADGAHLSDDSQPSSGSLL; this comes from the coding sequence ATGAGCGCAGTCGCCAACCCGGCCACCGTCGACGAATGTCTGCGGGTGGGCGCCGGATTCTCCCAGGGCGACCTCAACTGGATCGCCGAGCAGTTCACCCCGCTCGACGCCCGGCTCGCCGCGTTTGACGCCGACAGCACCGCGCTTTACATCTCGGTGAAGGACCGGGAGTCGCCCGGTCAGAAGGTGACCATGGAAGCCACCATCGGTGGCCGGGAAAAACTGGTCGTCACGTCGTCCGAGGACGACCTGCACGCGGCGATCATGGACGTGCGCGACGACCTGAAGCGCCGCCTCAACGACGCCAAGACCAAGCACGAGCCGCGCCACAACCGGCACCTGCGCGACGTCCCGCACCCGCTGGACGAGCCGCTCCCGGCCGACGGCGCCCACCTGTCCGACGACTCGCAGCCGTCCAGCGGCTCGCTGCTCTAG
- a CDS encoding GNAT family N-acetyltransferase, protein MPEIRPYRPADLAAVYDICVRTADLGGDARGRYSTDELMGDLFAGPYVHLEPDMAFVVDDGGAAVGYVVGTADTATFVKRYRDEWIPLIGEKYPVPPPPPRTPEQDMVALHFHPERMIVAELADHPAHLHIDLLPPYQRRGFGRQLIDAFVRKAQVGVHLGMVTTNVRARAFYDRVGFTELPVPDPGPITYLGRRAA, encoded by the coding sequence GTGCCTGAGATTCGTCCCTACCGGCCGGCCGATCTGGCCGCCGTCTACGACATCTGTGTCCGCACCGCCGACCTCGGCGGGGACGCCCGGGGGAGGTATTCCACCGACGAGCTGATGGGCGACCTGTTCGCCGGGCCGTATGTGCACCTCGAACCGGACATGGCCTTCGTCGTGGACGACGGCGGCGCCGCGGTGGGGTATGTGGTCGGCACCGCGGACACGGCCACGTTCGTGAAGCGCTACCGCGACGAGTGGATCCCGCTGATCGGCGAGAAGTATCCGGTGCCCCCACCCCCGCCGCGCACCCCCGAGCAGGACATGGTCGCGCTGCACTTCCACCCGGAGCGGATGATCGTCGCCGAGCTGGCGGATCACCCGGCGCATCTGCACATCGACCTGCTGCCGCCGTACCAAAGAAGGGGTTTTGGTCGGCAGTTGATCGATGCCTTCGTGCGGAAGGCCCAGGTCGGGGTGCATCTCGGCATGGTCACCACGAATGTGCGGGCGCGCGCGTTCTACGACCGCGTCGGCTTCACCGAGCTGCCGGTCCCCGACCCGGGGCCGATCACCTATCTGGGGCGGCGAGCCGCCTGA
- a CDS encoding LacI family DNA-binding transcriptional regulator, with product MLDVRVGLADVARRAGVSPATASRVLSGSGPASATSRAAVLDAAAELGYQPHPVARQLARRSGTRVVFAVRDARPDILRDPFVTRATAAMAAALDPYQIGVSLRRVGLDCAAELAELASDRGLAAMVLAGHDRELLAHLPSRLRGRTATIGTGGADVDSAAGVGALLAHLQAHGRRRIALVAGPSWLAASAPPVAAYRELARAAGQPVRLVRGDFTSARGRAAARSIMRRWPDTDAIAAVSDATALGVMQALAAAGIRVPDDVAVTGFDDAPPAAAAHPALSTATHPVEEIAAAAARAALGGSPPVTLFPSKPRFRRTCGGSASTP from the coding sequence ATGCTTGACGTACGAGTTGGGCTGGCCGACGTGGCACGCCGGGCCGGCGTCTCCCCCGCCACCGCCTCGCGGGTGCTCTCCGGGTCCGGCCCGGCCTCGGCCACCAGCCGAGCGGCGGTGCTCGACGCCGCGGCCGAGCTGGGCTACCAGCCACATCCGGTCGCCCGCCAGCTGGCCCGCCGGAGCGGGACCCGGGTCGTCTTCGCGGTGCGGGACGCCCGCCCGGACATCCTGCGCGATCCGTTCGTCACCCGGGCCACGGCCGCCATGGCCGCGGCCCTCGATCCGTACCAGATCGGGGTCTCCCTGCGCCGAGTCGGCCTGGACTGCGCGGCCGAGCTGGCCGAGCTCGCCTCGGATCGCGGCCTGGCCGCGATGGTCCTCGCCGGGCACGACCGTGAGCTGCTCGCCCACCTGCCGTCCCGGCTGCGCGGGCGCACGGCCACGATCGGCACCGGCGGCGCCGACGTCGACAGCGCGGCGGGCGTCGGCGCGCTGCTCGCCCATCTCCAGGCGCACGGCCGTCGCCGCATCGCCCTGGTCGCGGGCCCGTCATGGCTCGCCGCGTCCGCCCCGCCGGTGGCCGCCTACCGGGAGCTGGCCCGCGCGGCCGGGCAGCCGGTCCGGCTCGTCCGCGGCGACTTCACCAGCGCCCGGGGGCGCGCCGCAGCCCGGTCGATCATGCGGCGCTGGCCGGACACGGACGCGATCGCGGCGGTCAGCGACGCCACCGCGCTCGGCGTCATGCAGGCGCTCGCGGCGGCCGGGATTCGTGTGCCGGACGACGTCGCGGTGACCGGTTTTGACGATGCCCCGCCGGCCGCCGCGGCGCATCCGGCGCTGTCCACGGCCACCCATCCGGTCGAGGAGATCGCGGCCGCCGCCGCGCGGGCCGCGCTGGGCGGGTCCCCGCCGGTCACGCTGTTCCCGAGTAAACCGAGGTTCCGGAGGACTTGCGGTGGAAGCGCTTCCACGCCCTAG
- a CDS encoding cysteine hydrolase family protein, translating into MTTLSGRPATALLVIDVQNGVLAGAHQRDAVVANIATLVGKARAEGVPVIWVQHSSDELPIDSPQWEFVDDLPRGAGEPVVHKTYGDSFEATDLEERLAERGVGRLVVAGAQSDACIRSTIHGGFTRGYDVTLVSDAHTTEDLTEWGAPPPDQVISHLNLYWGWQDGPGRVAGTAGTAEVSFVAA; encoded by the coding sequence GTGACTACTCTGTCCGGCCGGCCCGCGACCGCGCTGCTGGTCATCGACGTGCAGAACGGTGTGCTCGCCGGCGCCCACCAGCGTGACGCCGTGGTTGCCAACATCGCCACCCTGGTCGGCAAGGCGCGCGCCGAGGGCGTGCCGGTGATCTGGGTGCAGCACTCGTCCGACGAGCTGCCGATCGACAGCCCGCAGTGGGAGTTCGTGGATGATCTTCCCCGCGGCGCGGGTGAGCCGGTCGTGCACAAGACGTATGGGGACTCTTTCGAGGCCACCGACCTGGAGGAGCGTCTCGCCGAGCGCGGCGTCGGGCGGCTGGTGGTCGCGGGCGCGCAGTCGGACGCGTGCATCCGCTCGACCATCCACGGCGGGTTCACCCGGGGCTATGACGTGACGCTGGTCAGCGACGCGCACACCACCGAGGACCTGACCGAGTGGGGCGCGCCCCCGCCGGACCAGGTGATCTCCCACCTCAACCTCTACTGGGGCTGGCAGGACGGGCCGGGCCGGGTCGCCGGGACGGCCGGGACCGCGGAGGTGAGCTTCGTGGCGGCCTGA
- a CDS encoding bifunctional 2-polyprenyl-6-hydroxyphenol methylase/3-demethylubiquinol 3-O-methyltransferase UbiG: MTVQNGWLRKLAEDPGHSQWYIKRFRDLAASGADLVGEARLVDTLVPRGARILDAGCGPGRVGGHLATLGHDVTGVDLDPELIAAAVVDHPGPEWLVGDLAELSLPGPPFDAIVCAGNVMTFAAPGSRVDILRGFAAHLAPGGRVAVGFGAGRGYPFDEFLADVTTAGLMPDLLLSTWDVRPFTPEADFLVALLRHP, encoded by the coding sequence GTGACGGTACAGAACGGGTGGCTGCGCAAGCTCGCCGAGGACCCGGGGCATTCGCAGTGGTACATCAAGCGGTTCCGGGACCTGGCCGCCTCCGGGGCGGACCTGGTGGGGGAGGCGCGGCTGGTGGACACGCTGGTCCCGCGCGGGGCGCGGATCCTGGACGCGGGGTGCGGTCCGGGGCGGGTCGGGGGCCATCTGGCCACCCTCGGGCACGACGTGACCGGGGTCGATCTCGATCCGGAGCTGATCGCCGCCGCGGTGGTGGATCATCCCGGGCCGGAGTGGCTGGTCGGTGATCTGGCGGAGCTGTCGCTGCCCGGGCCGCCGTTCGACGCGATCGTCTGCGCGGGGAACGTGATGACCTTCGCGGCGCCGGGCAGCCGGGTGGACATTCTTCGCGGGTTCGCGGCTCACCTGGCGCCGGGCGGCCGGGTGGCGGTGGGGTTCGGCGCGGGCCGGGGCTATCCGTTCGACGAGTTCCTGGCCGATGTGACGACGGCCGGGCTGATGCCGGACCTGTTGTTGAGCACTTGGGACGTGCGGCCCTTCACACCGGAGGCGGACTTCTTGGTGGCACTCCTGCGCCACCCCTGA
- a CDS encoding SGNH/GDSL hydrolase family protein, with translation MGSSSTGITVVCTGDSVTDCGRREDPEGLGDGYVRLVAAAVGARVINTGVGGDLSSDLALRWAEDVVAHSPDVVSVLIGINDVWRRYDGGGVVTGAASFERNLRGMLEPLSARLVLIEPFVLPVTVEQERWEEEDLGAKRGVVRGLAASLGAVFVPAQEILGAVARGEGAERLAADGVHPTARGHEVLAGAWLEAVPREWLG, from the coding sequence ATGGGCAGTTCATCGACGGGGATCACGGTGGTGTGCACCGGGGACAGCGTTACCGACTGTGGGCGGCGGGAGGATCCGGAAGGGCTCGGGGACGGGTATGTGCGGCTGGTGGCGGCGGCCGTCGGGGCCCGGGTGATCAATACCGGGGTGGGTGGGGATCTCTCGTCCGACCTGGCGCTTCGGTGGGCGGAGGACGTGGTGGCGCACTCGCCGGACGTCGTTTCCGTGTTGATCGGGATCAATGACGTCTGGCGGCGGTACGACGGGGGTGGGGTGGTGACCGGGGCCGCGTCGTTCGAGCGGAATCTTCGGGGGATGTTGGAGCCGCTCTCGGCTCGGCTGGTGCTGATCGAGCCGTTCGTGCTGCCGGTGACGGTGGAGCAGGAGCGGTGGGAAGAAGAGGATCTCGGGGCCAAGCGGGGGGTTGTCCGGGGGCTGGCCGCTTCACTGGGGGCGGTGTTCGTGCCGGCTCAGGAGATTTTGGGGGCGGTGGCGCGGGGTGAAGGGGCGGAGCGGCTGGCCGCGGATGGGGTGCATCCGACTGCTCGGGGGCATGAGGTGCTGGCTGGGGCGTGGTTGGAGGCGGTTCCTCGGGAGTGGCTCGGCTAG
- a CDS encoding ABC transporter substrate-binding protein has translation MTRAAVAATAALTLAVAGCSSGGGGTDAPKNAANSSITIFNGSTGTIVENWNPFTPTFLQPTNGLIYEPLYWYNFAAEAKPTPMLATGYAWDTAGKVLTINVREGVTWSDGQPFSAKDVAYTFDLISKNKALNSTGVSLASSVAKDDKTAVLTFTKPSFTDEAAVIANTPIIAEHVWSKISDPAKTINPNPVGTGPYKLKTFSAQSYVMEKNASYWQPGKPQIQNVRYIALATADAASAALTAGQVDWMSAFLPGLDQLLKNQKNLTYVNTPAMTTSIFACSGADLGCKGPQTDLAVRQAIYWALNRDQLNKLAGGGFAETASPTMLPPKRDKAWIANPNDLNTPAGPDVAKANQLLDAAGWVKGSDGIRVKGGAKLSLTIQTVTGWSDYISLNDAMTQELKEIGIELKPTQLSWNEWNNNQVQGKYQLSLDSIGLGASPNPYATYLKYSSKTTEKVGEAAPPSGNYARYKNAKVDAAVDAAAATNDEAIQKTQYGIIQTEIVRDMPYIPIYVNSMLTEFNTSHATGWPTNENKYALPASWKQWDNGIVLTNLQPAK, from the coding sequence ATGACGAGGGCCGCGGTGGCCGCGACCGCCGCGCTGACCCTGGCCGTCGCCGGCTGTTCCAGCGGCGGCGGTGGCACCGACGCCCCGAAGAACGCGGCGAACAGCTCGATCACCATCTTCAACGGCTCGACCGGCACGATCGTGGAGAACTGGAACCCCTTCACCCCGACGTTCCTGCAGCCCACCAACGGCCTCATCTACGAGCCGCTGTACTGGTACAACTTCGCCGCCGAGGCGAAGCCGACCCCGATGCTGGCCACCGGCTACGCCTGGGACACGGCCGGCAAGGTCCTCACCATCAACGTCCGCGAGGGCGTCACGTGGTCGGACGGCCAGCCGTTCTCGGCCAAGGACGTGGCCTACACGTTCGACCTGATCAGCAAGAACAAGGCGCTCAACTCGACCGGCGTCAGCCTGGCCTCCTCGGTGGCCAAGGACGACAAGACCGCGGTGCTGACCTTCACCAAGCCGTCGTTCACCGACGAGGCCGCGGTCATCGCGAACACGCCGATCATCGCCGAGCACGTCTGGAGCAAGATCTCCGACCCGGCGAAGACGATCAACCCGAACCCGGTCGGCACCGGCCCGTACAAGTTGAAGACGTTCTCCGCGCAGAGCTACGTGATGGAGAAGAACGCGAGCTACTGGCAGCCCGGCAAGCCGCAGATCCAGAACGTCCGCTACATCGCGCTGGCCACCGCCGACGCCGCGAGCGCCGCGCTGACCGCCGGCCAGGTCGACTGGATGAGCGCGTTCCTGCCGGGTCTGGATCAACTTCTCAAGAATCAAAAGAATTTGACGTACGTCAACACCCCCGCGATGACCACGTCGATCTTCGCGTGCTCCGGCGCCGACCTGGGCTGCAAGGGCCCGCAGACCGACCTGGCCGTCCGGCAGGCGATCTACTGGGCGCTGAACCGGGACCAGCTGAACAAGCTGGCCGGTGGCGGTTTCGCCGAGACCGCCTCACCGACCATGCTGCCGCCGAAGCGGGACAAGGCCTGGATCGCCAACCCGAACGACCTGAACACCCCGGCCGGCCCGGACGTGGCGAAGGCGAACCAACTGCTGGACGCGGCCGGCTGGGTCAAGGGCTCCGACGGCATCCGCGTCAAGGGCGGCGCGAAGCTGTCGCTGACCATCCAGACGGTGACCGGCTGGAGCGACTACATCTCGCTGAACGACGCGATGACCCAGGAGCTCAAGGAGATCGGCATCGAGCTGAAGCCGACCCAGTTGTCCTGGAACGAGTGGAACAACAACCAGGTGCAGGGCAAGTACCAGCTGTCGCTGGACTCGATCGGCCTGGGCGCGTCGCCGAACCCGTACGCCACCTACCTGAAGTACTCCAGCAAGACCACCGAGAAGGTCGGCGAGGCGGCCCCGCCGAGCGGCAACTACGCGCGGTACAAGAACGCCAAGGTGGACGCGGCGGTCGACGCGGCGGCGGCCACGAACGACGAGGCCATCCAGAAGACGCAGTACGGGATCATCCAGACCGAGATCGTGCGGGACATGCCGTACATCCCGATCTACGTCAACTCGATGCTCACCGAGTTCAACACCAGCCACGCCACCGGCTGGCCGACCAACGAGAACAAGTACGCCCTGCCCGCCTCGTGGAAGCAGTGGGACAACGGCATCGTGCTGACCAACCTGCAGCCGGCGAAGTAA
- a CDS encoding ABC transporter permease — protein sequence MRYLLRKSGFYLVALWAALTVNFFVPRLMPGDPVEILISRLGQRGPVTPEMRASVEAMLGTDSGESLWNQYLDYLGNLAHGDLGTSVTFFPAGVSSIIEQTLPWTIGLIGLATIISFLAGVGLGTVAGWKRGSWLDNLIPVTTMFQSVPYFWLALILLFAFGSIWPVFPLNGGYDVYNVTPGWNGPFIGSVLYYGALPAITIVLSSVGGWMLGMRNMMVSTLSDDYMLTAEAKGLRPGRIMRRYAARNAILPSVSGFAISLGFVVAGSIVTEAVFSYPGIGSALLQAVGSNDYALMQGIFLVITLSVLGANLLVDLLYSVIDPRTRARA from the coding sequence ATGCGCTACCTGCTTCGCAAGTCGGGGTTCTACCTGGTCGCCCTCTGGGCGGCGCTGACGGTGAACTTCTTCGTCCCGCGCCTGATGCCCGGCGACCCGGTCGAGATCCTGATCTCGAGGCTGGGTCAGCGCGGGCCGGTCACCCCCGAGATGCGGGCCTCGGTCGAGGCCATGCTGGGTACCGACAGCGGCGAGTCGCTGTGGAATCAGTACCTGGACTATCTCGGGAACCTGGCACACGGGGATCTCGGCACCTCGGTGACGTTCTTCCCCGCGGGGGTCTCCTCGATCATCGAGCAGACCCTGCCCTGGACGATCGGCCTCATCGGTCTCGCCACGATCATCTCGTTTCTGGCCGGCGTCGGTCTCGGCACCGTCGCCGGCTGGAAGCGGGGCTCCTGGCTGGACAATCTCATCCCGGTCACCACGATGTTCCAGTCCGTCCCGTACTTCTGGCTGGCCCTGATCCTGCTCTTCGCGTTCGGCAGCATCTGGCCGGTCTTCCCGCTGAACGGCGGTTACGACGTCTACAACGTCACGCCCGGCTGGAACGGGCCGTTCATCGGCTCGGTGCTCTACTACGGCGCGCTGCCGGCGATCACCATCGTGCTGTCCAGCGTCGGCGGCTGGATGCTCGGCATGCGCAACATGATGGTCTCCACGCTGAGCGACGACTACATGCTCACCGCCGAGGCGAAGGGCCTGCGCCCGGGCCGGATCATGCGGCGGTACGCCGCGCGCAACGCGATCCTGCCGTCGGTCTCCGGCTTCGCCATCTCGCTCGGCTTCGTGGTGGCCGGCTCGATCGTCACCGAGGCGGTCTTCTCCTACCCGGGCATCGGCTCCGCGCTGCTGCAGGCGGTCGGCAGCAACGACTACGCCCTCATGCAGGGCATCTTCCTGGTCATCACGCTGTCCGTGCTCGGCGCGAACCTGCTGGTCGACCTCCTGTACTCGGTCATCGACCCGCGCACCCGCGCCCGCGCCTGA